A genomic region of Dickeya solani IPO 2222 contains the following coding sequences:
- the cmoB gene encoding tRNA 5-methoxyuridine(34)/uridine 5-oxyacetic acid(34) synthase CmoB encodes MIDFGNFYQLIAKGPLSHWLNTLPAQISQWQQDSLHGEFKHWINSVEHLPTLTPEQLDLAHGVTAQMNTPLSVGQQEGIESLLRNLMPWRKGPFSLYGVDIDTEWRSDWKWDRVFPHLSPLQDRLILDVGCGSGYHLWRMLGAGARLAVGIDPMQLFLCQFESVRKLLGNDQRAHLLPLGIEQLPALAAFDTVFSMGVLYHRRSPLDHLWQLKNQLVSGGELVLETLVVEGDEHCVLLPGERYAQMRNVYFLPSSAALARWLEKCGFVDVRVVDQCATTLEEQRRTSWIRTASLADFLDPNDRSKTLEGYPAPLRAVLVARKP; translated from the coding sequence ATGATCGATTTCGGTAATTTCTATCAGTTGATCGCCAAAGGCCCGCTCAGCCACTGGCTCAATACGCTTCCGGCCCAGATCAGCCAATGGCAGCAGGACTCGCTGCACGGCGAGTTCAAACACTGGATTAATAGCGTGGAGCATCTGCCGACGCTGACGCCAGAGCAGCTTGATCTCGCCCACGGCGTCACCGCCCAAATGAATACGCCGCTGTCAGTCGGTCAGCAGGAGGGCATTGAGAGTCTGCTGCGCAACCTGATGCCCTGGCGCAAAGGCCCGTTTTCACTCTATGGCGTCGATATCGACACCGAATGGCGTTCCGACTGGAAATGGGATCGGGTGTTCCCGCATCTCAGCCCGTTGCAGGATCGGTTGATTCTGGATGTCGGCTGCGGCAGCGGTTACCACCTGTGGCGCATGCTCGGCGCTGGCGCTCGTCTGGCAGTCGGCATCGATCCGATGCAACTGTTCCTGTGCCAGTTTGAATCAGTACGCAAGCTGCTGGGTAACGACCAGCGTGCCCACCTGCTGCCGCTGGGTATTGAACAACTCCCGGCGCTGGCCGCGTTTGATACCGTGTTCTCTATGGGCGTGTTGTACCACCGGCGCTCTCCGCTCGACCATCTTTGGCAACTCAAGAATCAACTGGTTTCAGGCGGGGAGCTGGTGCTGGAAACACTGGTGGTAGAAGGCGATGAGCACTGTGTTTTGCTACCGGGCGAGCGTTATGCCCAGATGCGTAACGTCTATTTTCTGCCCTCGTCCGCCGCGCTCGCGCGCTGGCTGGAAAAATGCGGTTTTGTCGATGTTCGCGTGGTAGATCAGTGCGCCACAACGCTGGAGGAGCAACGTCGCACTAGCTGGATACGCACGGCTTCACTGGCGGATTTCCTCGACCCGAACGATCGCAGCAAAACCCTCGAAGGCTATCCGGCGCCGTTACGGGCGGTACTGGTCGCACGCAAACCCTGA
- the cmoA gene encoding carboxy-S-adenosyl-L-methionine synthase CmoA, whose product MSNRDMIFSAPIANLGDWTFDERVAEVFPDMIQRSIPGYSNIISMIGMLAERFVQADTQVYDLGCSLGAATLSMRRNIRVPGCRIIAIDNSSAMVARCRRHIEAFRADTPVEVREADILDTEIENASLVVLNFTLQFVPPASRLALLQRIWRGLRPGGALVLSEKFSFDDASIGELLFNMHLDFKRANGYSELEISQKRSMLENVMLTDSVETHKARLREAGFSHSDVWFQCFNFGSLVALKAEHGS is encoded by the coding sequence ATGTCAAACCGCGATATGATTTTTTCCGCGCCCATCGCCAACCTGGGCGACTGGACGTTTGATGAACGCGTTGCTGAAGTGTTTCCGGACATGATTCAGCGCTCTATTCCTGGCTATTCGAATATTATTTCCATGATCGGCATGCTGGCAGAGCGCTTTGTTCAGGCGGACACCCAGGTCTACGATCTTGGTTGTTCGCTGGGCGCCGCCACCTTGTCGATGCGCCGCAATATCCGCGTGCCCGGTTGCCGCATCATCGCCATCGATAATTCGTCGGCTATGGTGGCCCGCTGCCGCCGTCATATCGAGGCGTTCCGCGCCGATACACCCGTCGAGGTTCGTGAAGCGGATATTCTGGACACCGAGATTGAAAACGCCTCACTGGTGGTGCTCAATTTTACGTTGCAGTTTGTACCGCCGGCCAGCCGGCTGGCCTTGTTGCAGCGGATCTGGCGAGGATTGCGTCCCGGCGGCGCGCTGGTGCTGTCGGAAAAATTCAGTTTTGACGATGCCTCGATCGGCGAATTGCTGTTCAACATGCATCTGGATTTCAAACGCGCCAACGGGTATAGCGAACTGGAAATCAGCCAGAAACGCAGCATGCTGGAAAATGTCATGCTCACCGACTCGGTGGAAACACACAAGGCCCGCTTGCGTGAAGCCGGCTTCAGCCACAGTGACGTGTGGTTCCAGTGTTTTAACTTCGGCTCCCTGGTGGCGTTGAAAGCGGAGCACGGTTCATGA